One part of the Trypanosoma brucei brucei TREU927 chromosome 4, complete sequence genome encodes these proteins:
- a CDS encoding chaperone protein DNAJ, putative produces MRRSAVRLVYEKFEGTIAGDKGYMTYQQACSIFGFEMSDRLEVTEIKKRFNKLVMRFHPDHGGTSEQFQLLREAHKLLLAHRHDKGESNRAGGTDVNFRRMNYDNMTNTIHRETAGNPEYRSFSLQDFAFFLALVIFVVSFYAYRAFHTQLQILRSRWSYTESMLHDEGGHKDVRGWHPWRTDRMTRDVMDEIGHLQQSISREMLEEKRSLSPLVHMPWQSGGPFANYTVARQPIGAVLEDADGQ; encoded by the coding sequence ATGCGCCGCAGTGCTGTACGGCTCGTCTACGAAAAGTTTGAGGGTACCATTGCGGGTGACAAGGGTTACATGACGTATCAGCAGGCATGTTCTATATTTGGTTTTGAGATGAGCGATCGGTTGGAGGTGACTGAAATCAAGAAACGCTTCAACAAACTAGTGATGCGGTTTCACCCAGACCATGGTGGTACAAGTGAGCAGTTTCAACTTCTCCGTGAGGCACACAAATTACTGCTTGCCCATCGCCATGACAAGGGTGAAAGCAACCGTGCTGGCGGTACCGACGTCAATTTCCGCCGCATGAATTACGATAACATGACAAATACCATACACAGGGAGACAGCTGGTAACCCAGAGTACCGCTCCTTTAGTTTGCAGGACTTTGCGTTTTTCCTGGCACTTGTCATATTTGTAGTGTCCTTCTACGCGTATCGCGCCTTCCACACACAGTTACAAATATTGCGTAGCAGATGGAGCTACACCGAGAGCATGTTGCATGATGAGGGAGGGCATAAAGATGTACGCGGATGGCATCCGTGGCGAACCGACCGCATGACACGTGATGTAATGGATGAAATTGGACATCTGCAACAGAGCATTTCGAGGGAGATGCTGGAGGAGAAGCGATCACTTTCACCTTTAGTTCATATGCCGTGGCAGTCGGGTGGGCCGTTTGCTAATTATACTGTTGCGCGGCAACCGATAGGAGCGGTGCTCGAAGATGCTGATGGACAATAG
- a CDS encoding geranylgeranyl transferase type II beta subunit, putative (similar to Geranylgeranyl transferase type II beta subunit (EC 2.5.1.60) (Rabgeranylgeranyltransferase beta subunit) (Rab geranyl-geranyltransferase beta subunit) (Rab GG transferase beta) (Rab GGTasebeta). (Swiss-Prot:P53611) [Homo sapiens]) produces MFGAPNTLLADLHLRFLTKLDDHKDKMKYWTSQHLKMNGVFWCLGAMKLLGHDDILKREELVDFVVKCWNSDGGFGGNIGQDSHMLYTLSAVQLLCLLHATDAIDAEKCARWVASMQLPDGSFQGDEWGEVDTRFVYVAMNCLQLLGKLELINVKAAVEWMLRCQNWDGGFGLAPGAESHAGQIFCCVGSLRIAGALDRIDKEQLAGWLAMRQLPSGGLNGRPEKKADVCYSWWVVSSLSMLGYTEWIDRHALFRFVLACQDSEDGGIADKPGNQADVYHTFYGLCGLSLLGYEDYPLRDINPVYAMPYDVLESLGVPESAGLHVGRKRTCA; encoded by the coding sequence ATGTTTGGAGCGCCAAACACACTTTTGGCGGACTTACACCTCCGCTTCCTAACCAAATTAGATGACCACAAAGATAAAATGAAGTACTGGACATCGCAACATCTAAAAATGAACGGTGTCTTTTGGTGTTTAGGTGCCATGAAGTTGTTGGGCCATGACGACATTTTGAAGCGGGAGGAGTTGGTTGATTTTGTTGTCAAATGCTGGAACAGTGACGGTGGGTTCGGTGGGAACATTGGGCAGGATTCCCACATGTTGTACACCTTAAGTGCGGTGCAACTCCTGTGCTTGTTGCATGCTACAGACGCCATTGATGCAGAGAAGTGTGCTCGCTGGGTTGCTTCTATGCAGCTACCTGATGGCTCCTTTCAGGGAGACGAGTGGGGAGAAGTTGATACACGATTTGTCTACGTGGCAATGAATTGCTTGCAGCTCTTGGGGAAACTGGAACTCATAAACGTGAAGGCTGCGGTGGAATGGATGTTGCGGTGCCAGAATTGGGATGGTGGGTTCGGTCTCGCACCAGGTGCTGAAAGCCACGCCGGTCAAATATTTTGCTGCGTTGGATCTCTTCGTATTGCTGGAGCTCTGGATCGCATAGATAAGGAGCAACTTGCGGGTTGGTTGGCAATGCGTCAGTTGCCGTCGGGTGGGTTAAACGGTCGCCCGGAGAAAAAGGCTGACGTGTGCTACAGTTGGTGGGTTGTGTCATCCCTATCGATGTTAGGTTATACTGAGTGGATCGACCGTCATGCACTTTTCCGCTTTGTACTTGCTTGCCAGGACTCGGAAGATGGCGGTATTGCTGATAAACCCGGTAACCAAGCGGACGTGTATCATACATTTTACGGACTTTGTGGCCTCAGCCTCTTGGGATACGAGGACTATCCGCTTAGGGATATCAATCCAGTTTATGCAATGCCTTATGATGTTCTTGAGAGCTTAGGGGTTCCGGAGAGTGCTGGGCTGCATGTCGGTAGGAAGCGTACCTGTGCGTGA
- a CDS encoding 50S ribosomal protein L7Ae, putative, which translates to MAENEQQEVVAYDYDRELYRCPISWPITSEKAKMTKKLYVLIKKTVVNNKKDVIKGIKDVTKALRKGQKGILVLGADASPYDVISHLPLLAEESDVPYVWVPSRQDLGTATQCKRATSVVLLKPTAELRPNYDKMILAIEDLNTA; encoded by the coding sequence ATGGCGGAGAATGAGCAACAGGAGGTGGTGGCATACGACTACGACAGAGAGTTATATCGGTGCCCCATCTCGTGGCCCATCACATCTGAGAAGGCGAAGATGACGAAAAAGTTATACGTGCTCATTAAGAAAACTGTTgtgaataacaaaaaagatgttATAAAGGGTATCAAAGACGTGACGAAGGCATTACGCAAAGGACAGAAGGGAATTCTTGTTCTCGGTGCAGATGCTTCCCCTTATGACGTGATTTCGCATCTTCCGCTTCTTGCAGAGGAGTCGGATGTGCCGTATGTGTGGGTGCCATCACGACAGGACTTGGGAACGGCAACGCAGTGCAAGCGGGCCACTTCTGTGGTATTGCTGAAACCAACAGCTGAGTTGAGGCCAAATTACGACAAAATGATTCTGGCAATTGAGGATCTCAACACGGCGTGA
- a CDS encoding gamma-adaptin 1, putative (similar to Adapter-related protein complex 1 gamma 1 subunit (Gamma-adaptin)(Adaptor protein complex AP-1 gamma-1 subunit) (Golgi adaptor HA1/AP1adaptin gamma-1 subunit) (Clathrin assembly protein complex 1 gamma-1large chain). (Swiss-Prot:P22892) [Mus musculus;]): MNSQKLRELISAVRQCKTSSEERALISKESAIIRESFRGSKPHVRTRNMLKLLYISMLGYPTEFGQVEVVSLIAQSDYAGKRVGYLTIQMVLGENDEVLTLSENHIKKDLGSGQPLLQSMALNVVANIASEPMSRDMFDDILRLFACPDSYIAKKACLAAVRIIKKVPDYAEVFLQECTNVFHENNQAVLLCKLTLVNACLLQSDVEEHLKKYRLATNGAVRLLKQLVLSSRVTAQDIGGVADPFLQVKLLQFMKIVGKGSPVVSETINDVLAQVLTNTDGSTKAGSAVQYECVKTIYAVESDEALRSLGVSTIGRFLASNDNNLRFVALQSLLDYAARDAEAVRGHQDIILDCLKDADVSIRRRALELTVALIDETNVRLLVPDLLTYLTVCSDEMREEVVRHLCQLIETKAPNAEWRVELSLRLLRLGRQHVSVGFATRLIGLLTNETVELQTTATNALWEGEGSPFDAIHHLRKAFLVAAVWCIGEYADLLVSKKGVSEEKIATRIADIINNTEYKLIKSYGLTALVKVASRYPSTKNTAVAVFANHTTSFDCELQQRACEYTTILESFPQEAAFSFERMPPITVTVKDEGRIQAQPLQVVNLPPEFLQKKDTVSLDDLFGGGTAPAGGAPKGAVVNTSDIDDLFGSKPAPAPQAVSGLSALDGLMMGSAPAFPAATGFPAATAFPTAEKSVFECEDFSVSMGAVVQGTIAISLSILSRLASPMENLSIQVAVPKTSSLEVAPLPMTAVPPFGRIVQSLTVDNSRSDKNPRLVMLRVKVLYTVAGASRSQMLQVSQEV, from the coding sequence ATGAACAGCCAAAAGCTTCGTGAGTTGATATCCGCCGTACGGCAATGCAAAACATCTTCTGAGGAGCGTGCCCTTATCAGCAAGGAAAGCGCCATTATCCGTGAGTCGTTTCGAGGTAGTAAACCTCACGTTCGCACGCGCAACATGTTGAAACTTTTGTATATCTCCATGCTCGGATACCCGACGGAATTTGGCCAGGTTGAGGTGGTGAGCCTTATTGCGCAATCCGACTACGCAGGAAAGCGGGTGGGTTACCTCACTATTCAGATGGTGTTAGGTGAAAACGATGAAGTACTAACGTTGTCGGAGAATCATATAAAGAAAGACCTCGGAAGTGGCCAGCCGCTCCTTCAATCCATGGCACTGAATGTGGTGGCAAACATCGCAAGTGAGCCAATGTCACGCGATATGTTTGACGACATTTTGCGCTTGTTCGCCTGCCCTGACTCGTATATAGCGAAGAAGGCGTGCCTCGCGGCCGTTCGCATTATAAAGAAAGTTCCCGATTATGCTGAGGTGTTTTTGCAGGAATGCACCAACGTCTTCCACGAAAACAATCAGGCGGTGCTATTGTGCAAACTTACTCTTGTCAATGCGTGCCTGTTGCAATCTGATGTTGAGGAGCACTTGAAGAAGTATCGTTTGGCAACGAATGGTGCTGTCCGTTTATTGAAACAGTTGGTTTTGTCATCACGCGTGACAGCGCAGGATATTGGCGGTGTGGCTGATCCTTTTCTGCAAGTCAAACTACTACAGTTCATGAAGATCGTGGGCAAGGGTAGCCCTGTCGTGTCTGAGACAATCAACGACGTTCTTGCGCAGGTGCTTACCAACACTGATGGCTCCACCAAAGCCGGTTCTGCCGTTCAGTACGAATGTGTGAAGACCATTTATGCCGTTGAGAGTGATGAAGCCTTGCGATCGCTGGGCGTTAGCACAATTGGACGCTTCCTTGCTTCTAACGACAATAATCTTCGCTTCGTGGCCCTGCAGTCTCTCTTGGACTATGCTGCTCGCGATGCAGAGGCCGTCCGAGGACATCAGGATATTATCCTGGACTGCCTCAAGGATGCGGACGTATCCATCCGTCGTCGCGCTTTGGAATTGACGGTCGCCCTGATTGACGAGACGAACGTGCGCCTCCTAGTGCCCGACTTGCTTACTTACCTAACTGTTTGCTCGGATGAGATGCGGGAGGAAGTGGTTCGTCATTTATGCCAGCTCATCGAGACGAAGGCACCGAATGCTGAGTGGCGTGTGGAGTTGTCACTGCGGCTACTTCGTCTTGGACGGCAGCACGTTTCGGTTGGATTCGCTACACGCCTTATTGGACTACTCACAAATGAGACGGTGGAACTTCAAACAACGGCCACAAATGCGCTTTGGGAGGGAGAAGGATCACCGTTTGATGCTATTCATCACCTGCGTAAGGCATTTCTGGTGGCGGCCGTGTGGTGCATAGGAGAGTACGCGGACTTACTCGTCTCGAAAAAGGGAGTTAGCGAGGAGAAAATAGCAACACGCATTGCAGACATAATCAACAACACCGAATATAAACTAATCAAATCATACGGCTTGACAGCATTGGTGAAGGTAGCATCCAGATACCCATCGACCAAAAATACGGCGGTTGCCGTTTTCGCAAACCACACCACAAGCTTCGATTGCGAGCTGCAGCAGCGTGCGTGTGAGTACACCACCATCTTGGAGTCGTTCCCACAGGAAGCGGCATTTAGCTTTGAGCGGATGCCACCCATTACTGTGACCGTTAAGGACGAGGGAAGGATTCAGGCACAGCCACTGCAAGTGGTGAATCTCCCTCCTGAGTTTTTGCAGAAAAAGGATACCGTCAGTTTGGACGATCTGTTCGGTGGGGGTACCGCACCAGCTGGTGGGGCTCCTAAAGGTGCGGTGGTGAACACTTCCGATATCGATGACCTCTTCGGCAGCAAACCCGCGCCAGCCCCTCAAGCGGTGAGTGGTTTGAGCGCGCTAGACGGGTTGATGATGGGAAGCGCGCCTGCTTTTCCCGCAGCCACTGGTTTTCCCGCAGCCACTGCTTTTCCAACGGCAGAGAAATCAGTTTTTGAGTGCGAAGACTTCTCCGTGAGCATGGGTGCTGTGGTTCAGGGTACCATAGCCATCAGCCTCAGTATCCTTTCCCGCCTTGCCTCCCCAATGGAAAACCTTTCCATTCAGGTGGCAGTCCCCAAGACATCGTCTCTCGAGGTCGCTCCCCTTCCCATGACGGCTGTTCCGCCATTCGGACGGATTGTGCAGTCTTTGACTGTGGACAACTCAAGAAGTGATAAAAATCCTCGCCTTGTTATGCTTCGCGTGAAGGTTCTCTACACAGTTGCTGGGGCATCCCGTTCCCAAATGCTGCAGGTGTCTCAAGAGGTTTAG